From a region of the Thermomicrobiales bacterium genome:
- the rny gene encoding ribonuclease Y — translation MIYVLIALGSAVLGGAIAALLTRLYLQSSATSMIGQAKLEAQRIIDESEAQRRETVLEAKDESIRVRNDMDREVAGRRRDIERIERRIEQKEEQLDRKNEQVDRRDRNLQRREKELDERDAELQTFQTRQEEELQRVAMLSTEQAREMLLRRTEDDIRDVLNRRVHELEQEAKAEADRRSRKILATTIQRIATDYIAESTVSVVPLPSDDMKGRIIGREGRNIRALEQATGCDLIVDDTPEAVTLSGFDPVRREIARRSLLKLIHDGRIHPARIEEVVNKMRLELEQVMREEGEKVAYEANVQGLHPDLVKLLGRLKFRTSYGQNVLAHSLEVSLVAGALAAELGADVNVAKTAGLLHDIGKAVDHEVDGPHALIGADIARRLGRSARIVHAIASHHGEEEPQTVEAFIVATADAISGARPGARREMVETYIKRLEALEAVANSFDGVEKCFAIQAGREVRIMVQPEKVDDLAAAKLARDVVKKIEENLEYPGQIKVTVIRETRAIDYAR, via the coding sequence ATGATCTACGTTCTCATTGCGCTCGGTTCCGCGGTGCTGGGCGGCGCCATCGCAGCATTGCTGACGAGGCTGTACCTGCAATCGAGTGCAACCTCGATGATCGGGCAGGCCAAGCTGGAGGCGCAGCGCATCATCGACGAATCCGAAGCGCAGCGACGTGAAACGGTCCTGGAGGCAAAGGACGAATCGATCCGGGTCAGAAATGATATGGATCGCGAAGTCGCCGGCCGACGCCGAGATATCGAACGCATCGAGCGGCGTATCGAGCAGAAAGAAGAACAGCTCGACCGGAAGAACGAACAGGTAGACCGCCGGGATCGCAACCTTCAGCGTCGCGAAAAGGAGCTCGACGAACGTGATGCCGAGCTTCAAACCTTCCAGACCCGACAGGAGGAAGAGCTCCAGCGAGTAGCCATGTTGAGCACCGAACAGGCTCGCGAAATGCTGCTCAGACGAACCGAAGACGATATCCGCGATGTCCTCAATCGGCGCGTCCACGAGCTCGAGCAGGAAGCCAAGGCGGAAGCCGACCGACGCTCCCGAAAAATCCTCGCCACAACCATCCAGCGCATTGCCACTGATTACATCGCTGAATCGACAGTGTCGGTTGTGCCGCTCCCGAGTGATGACATGAAGGGGCGGATCATCGGACGTGAGGGCCGCAACATCCGGGCGCTCGAACAGGCAACCGGCTGTGACCTGATCGTCGATGACACCCCCGAGGCCGTAACGCTTTCGGGTTTCGATCCGGTTCGACGTGAAATCGCGCGCCGATCGCTCCTCAAGCTGATCCACGATGGACGAATCCATCCCGCTCGGATCGAGGAAGTCGTTAACAAGATGCGCCTCGAGCTGGAGCAGGTCATGCGCGAGGAGGGCGAGAAGGTCGCCTACGAGGCCAATGTCCAGGGGCTGCATCCAGACCTGGTCAAGCTGCTGGGACGTCTCAAGTTTCGCACGAGCTACGGACAGAACGTCCTCGCACACTCTCTGGAAGTCTCGCTGGTCGCCGGTGCGCTGGCGGCTGAGCTCGGAGCAGATGTCAATGTCGCGAAGACCGCCGGTCTGCTGCATGACATCGGTAAGGCCGTCGACCATGAGGTCGACGGGCCGCACGCACTGATTGGTGCCGACATCGCGCGTCGGCTCGGACGATCGGCGCGCATCGTTCACGCGATCGCCTCTCACCACGGTGAGGAAGAGCCGCAAACCGTTGAGGCGTTCATCGTCGCCACGGCAGACGCGATCAGCGGCGCTCGACCCGGTGCGCGGCGCGAGATGGTGGAGACCTACATCAAGCGTCTCGAAGCGCTTGAAGCGGTCGCAAACTCGTTTGATGGGGTAGAGAAGTGTTTCGCGATCCAGGCTGGTCGCGAAGTGCGCATCATGGTTCAGCCTGAAAAGGTCGACGATCTCGCTGCGGCTAAACTGGCGCGAGACGTCGTGAAGAAGATCGAAGAGAACCTCGAATATCCCGGTCAGATCAAAGTTACGGTTATTCGAGAAACGCGCGCGATCGATTACGCGCGCTAG
- a CDS encoding AAA family ATPase → MLEDAWRLAKGGRSRFVLVGGMIGIGKTTFVRQFLARHPDAQAITCTCLELVGAPARSIWHDLLSDSRHHHALSALQPPTISGYDDETTDAVVAWFEQVTQIQPTILFIDDLHWADADSLTLLRRVAVRLRDAPLLMIATYRDSGRDQTSPFHLQLAALLRETDVTQVVLPPLDEQAISRAIANAFPLTPADLKRLSTYIQRYGQGNLLAIHELLNALQREGILAAGDGVNSHWRLGDLSRVVVPPTAHSIVDGLVARTGDAGKALLEVASVFGHQVRASRFALWRELAGLDEQMFRDAIERSLAVGMLVDGNHGSIEFAHPLARESMLMTLAGSRRMELHRRIGEYLSQVADPEVEEVAHHLYSGRHPAALDWLLRAAERAQAMGDWTTAALRLEDAARLARVVDGQALAAGWMTYRAAVLLRFTDLSRAIKLLESARALALDIGDVTLSAGTRYHLGFLKCWDGQIASGLAEMAAAITDIEALSEPEFTRLQLVESFGSREYGEHRGTLIGWYALAGRYRDALELSAPFVESLINTSTSQPRASRNPVADGYAGRAASQAMLGDPDRAVVSSITHRRRLRLSATTCRSAGPA, encoded by the coding sequence ATGCTCGAAGATGCATGGCGGCTCGCAAAGGGCGGCCGGAGCCGGTTTGTGCTCGTGGGCGGAATGATCGGGATCGGGAAGACGACGTTCGTCCGCCAGTTTCTTGCTCGTCACCCGGACGCGCAGGCGATAACCTGCACCTGTTTGGAGCTGGTGGGCGCGCCTGCGCGCTCGATCTGGCACGACCTGCTGTCCGATTCTCGACACCATCACGCGTTGTCAGCTCTTCAACCGCCGACCATTTCCGGCTACGACGACGAAACGACGGATGCCGTCGTCGCCTGGTTTGAGCAGGTCACACAGATACAACCGACCATTCTGTTTATTGACGACCTGCACTGGGCCGATGCCGACAGCCTGACCCTGCTCCGCCGCGTTGCTGTGCGTTTGCGGGACGCGCCGCTGCTGATGATCGCGACCTATCGGGATAGCGGGCGCGACCAAACAAGCCCGTTCCACTTGCAGTTGGCTGCGCTCCTCAGGGAGACGGATGTAACGCAGGTAGTGCTCCCGCCGCTCGACGAGCAGGCGATCAGTCGAGCAATTGCCAACGCGTTCCCGCTCACGCCTGCTGATCTGAAGCGCCTGTCGACCTATATCCAGCGCTATGGGCAAGGCAACCTGCTCGCGATACACGAGCTGCTCAACGCACTGCAACGTGAGGGGATACTCGCGGCGGGCGACGGCGTGAACTCGCATTGGCGACTCGGCGATCTGAGTCGAGTCGTCGTTCCTCCAACCGCGCACTCGATTGTGGATGGGCTTGTGGCGCGCACCGGTGACGCCGGCAAGGCGCTGCTCGAAGTGGCCTCCGTCTTCGGCCATCAGGTGCGCGCAAGTCGGTTTGCGCTCTGGCGCGAGTTAGCCGGTCTTGACGAGCAGATGTTTCGTGACGCAATCGAACGCTCTCTGGCAGTTGGCATGCTGGTCGATGGCAATCACGGCAGCATTGAGTTTGCGCACCCGTTGGCGCGTGAATCCATGCTCATGACGCTGGCCGGATCGCGCCGTATGGAGCTACATCGTCGCATCGGCGAATATCTCTCGCAGGTCGCGGACCCTGAAGTTGAGGAGGTTGCACACCATCTCTACTCGGGGCGACATCCTGCGGCGCTGGATTGGCTGCTTCGCGCCGCAGAGCGTGCGCAGGCCATGGGGGACTGGACGACGGCTGCACTGCGCCTTGAAGATGCAGCCAGACTGGCGCGTGTGGTTGATGGGCAAGCGCTCGCCGCCGGCTGGATGACGTATCGCGCAGCCGTCCTGTTACGCTTCACCGACCTCAGCCGCGCGATCAAGCTCCTCGAATCCGCCAGAGCGCTTGCGCTCGACATCGGCGATGTCACACTGAGCGCCGGGACGCGCTACCATCTCGGGTTTCTCAAATGCTGGGATGGGCAGATTGCCAGCGGTCTGGCTGAGATGGCCGCCGCAATCACCGACATCGAAGCGCTGAGCGAGCCCGAATTCACACGCTTGCAGTTGGTTGAGTCTTTTGGGTCGCGCGAGTATGGTGAGCATCGCGGAACGTTGATTGGCTGGTATGCCCTCGCGGGTCGCTACCGAGATGCGCTGGAGCTTTCCGCTCCGTTTGTGGAGAGTCTGATCAACACGTCAACCAGCCAGCCGAGAGCGAGCCGGAATCCGGTCGCAGATGGATACGCCGGGCGCGCGGCAAGCCAGGCGATGCTCGGAGATCCCGATCGCGCAGTCGTGTCTTCGATTACGCACAGGAGGCGTTTGCGGCTGTCGGCAACAACGTGCAGGTCGGCTGGACCTGCCTGA
- a CDS encoding PHP domain-containing protein, producing MLSPADLLRQAHRRGISVLALTDHDTTLGLDPAQRAADVLEIRLIPGIELSTDVEPGEIHILGYGIDLHSEALQRTLSNLRDARRTRIDRMVALLREIGIDLDRQAIQPNTPGGSIGRPHVAQAMVRAGYVGSIGEAFERYIGNGKPGYLPSQRLSPVEAIHLVRRAGGLPFHAHPLTSPHFPDNLPDLIAAGLVGIEAYYGEYSPAQRREIAVIAAQHHLLVSGGSDYHGEGYKAGRELGGVDLPDDVLTAFLAALDDPARSSAAR from the coding sequence ATGCTATCCCCCGCCGACCTGCTCCGGCAGGCTCATCGGCGGGGGATTTCTGTCTTGGCACTAACTGACCACGATACGACATTGGGCCTCGATCCGGCGCAGCGGGCCGCCGACGTGCTCGAGATCCGCCTGATTCCCGGCATTGAGCTTTCAACCGACGTCGAACCGGGAGAGATCCATATCCTCGGATATGGGATCGACCTGCATAGCGAGGCATTGCAGAGGACACTCTCCAACCTGCGCGATGCGCGGCGTACGCGCATCGACCGCATGGTGGCGCTCCTGCGCGAGATTGGCATCGACCTTGACCGCCAGGCGATCCAGCCGAACACACCTGGCGGATCAATTGGGCGGCCGCACGTCGCGCAGGCGATGGTGCGAGCCGGGTATGTCGGCTCAATCGGCGAGGCGTTCGAGCGCTACATTGGCAACGGCAAGCCCGGTTATCTGCCATCGCAGCGTCTGTCGCCGGTCGAGGCGATCCATCTGGTGCGTCGTGCCGGAGGTCTGCCGTTCCACGCCCATCCACTGACATCGCCGCACTTTCCCGACAACCTGCCCGATCTCATCGCCGCTGGCCTCGTCGGTATTGAGGCGTATTACGGCGAGTATTCGCCAGCACAGCGGCGCGAGATCGCCGTGATTGCTGCGCAGCATCATCTGCTGGTGAGTGGCGGCTCGGACTATCATGGCGAGGGCTACAAGGCGGGCCGTGAGCTCGGCGGAGTCGACCTTCCGGACGACGTGTTGACCGCATTCCTGGCGGCTCTCGACGATCCAGCGCGATCGTCTGCGGCGCGTTGA
- a CDS encoding stage V sporulation protein S, whose translation MVEVEQRTGEVLKVSARSRPSAVAGAIAGVVRESGRAEVQAIGAGATNQAVKAVAIARDYLQETGIEAVCLPAFIDVTIDDEDRTAIRLIVEPR comes from the coding sequence ATCGTCGAAGTTGAGCAGCGCACCGGTGAGGTGCTGAAGGTATCAGCACGATCGCGACCGAGCGCTGTTGCCGGCGCGATCGCTGGTGTCGTGCGCGAGTCGGGCCGCGCCGAAGTTCAGGCCATCGGCGCTGGCGCGACCAATCAGGCCGTCAAGGCCGTCGCCATCGCGCGCGATTATCTCCAGGAGACCGGTATTGAGGCAGTTTGCCTCCCGGCGTTCATTGACGTGACAATCGACGACGAGGATCGAACCGCGATTCGCCTCATCGTTGAGCCACGCTAG
- the ispF gene encoding 2-C-methyl-D-erythritol 2,4-cyclodiphosphate synthase, which produces MNRAGIGYDIHRFAPDRRMVLCGVEFPGEIGLDGHSDADAGLHAVTDAILGAAGMGDIGDHFPPSDERWRDADSGNLLRLALEVVLTRFRLVNVDLTIIGERPKIAPRRSDMRLRLAELLDLPSDRVNVKATTNEQLGAIGRSEGLAALAIAMLEERDDSCEQ; this is translated from the coding sequence ATGAATCGGGCTGGCATCGGCTACGACATACACCGCTTTGCACCCGACCGGCGCATGGTGTTGTGTGGCGTTGAGTTTCCGGGCGAGATCGGTCTGGACGGGCATTCGGACGCAGACGCTGGGCTCCACGCCGTGACGGACGCGATTCTGGGCGCAGCAGGCATGGGCGATATCGGCGACCACTTTCCTCCGAGCGATGAACGCTGGCGGGATGCAGATAGCGGCAACCTCTTGCGGCTCGCGCTGGAGGTCGTATTGACCCGCTTCCGGTTGGTGAACGTCGATCTGACGATCATTGGCGAAAGGCCGAAGATCGCGCCGCGTCGGTCCGACATGCGCCTGCGGCTGGCGGAGTTGCTTGACTTGCCGAGTGACAGAGTCAACGTCAAGGCAACGACGAATGAGCAGCTCGGGGCGATCGGGCGTAGTGAAGGTCTGGCCGCGTTGGCCATCGCGATGCTAGAGGAGCGGGACGATTCATGCGAGCAGTAG
- a CDS encoding DUF5808 domain-containing protein yields the protein MLRFKRLVSLALVAIGVLALKEQTDRPPSESTWHGRICGVPYEFRRPTLARMRQRLWNPDDPRVFVPHVWGVGWTINLNAAAHRLGLIRDS from the coding sequence GTGCTTCGTTTCAAGCGTCTGGTGAGTCTCGCGCTGGTTGCAATTGGCGTGCTCGCACTCAAGGAACAGACCGACCGTCCGCCGAGCGAGAGCACATGGCACGGTCGCATCTGCGGCGTGCCGTACGAATTCCGGCGTCCGACGCTGGCGCGCATGCGCCAACGCCTCTGGAACCCTGACGACCCGCGCGTCTTCGTGCCGCACGTCTGGGGTGTTGGCTGGACGATCAACCTCAACGCAGCGGCGCATCGGCTGGGCTTGATTCGGGATTCATAA
- the ispD gene encoding 2-C-methyl-D-erythritol 4-phosphate cytidylyltransferase, which produces MRFGDREKVFLDLAGRPLLLWSVECFASHPAIDRVVVVLGEHTIERGRALLDSAGNSDVMTCLGGAERSDSMRAGLMCVPDANIVLVHDAARPLLSEALVTRVIAAAQTHGAAIPVLPISDTLHRLGPSGQSAGVVDRSQLAAAQTPQAARREWLLSALTAEGSATDEGGMLHAAGYPVALVEGDPRNIKITWPFDLAIARAIVAATAEGAS; this is translated from the coding sequence ATGCGGTTTGGCGATCGCGAGAAGGTGTTTCTGGATCTGGCCGGTCGTCCGTTGCTGCTCTGGTCAGTCGAATGCTTCGCGAGCCATCCAGCCATTGATCGCGTCGTCGTCGTTCTGGGCGAGCACACCATCGAGCGCGGCAGAGCATTGCTCGATAGTGCAGGCAATAGCGACGTCATGACCTGCCTCGGCGGAGCAGAGCGCAGTGATTCGATGCGCGCCGGGCTCATGTGTGTGCCGGATGCCAACATCGTGCTTGTCCACGATGCCGCGCGACCGTTGCTCTCTGAAGCGCTCGTGACTCGGGTCATTGCTGCGGCGCAGACGCACGGTGCAGCGATCCCGGTTCTGCCGATCAGCGACACGCTCCACCGCCTCGGCCCGTCGGGTCAGTCAGCGGGCGTTGTCGATCGGAGTCAGCTCGCGGCAGCGCAGACGCCGCAGGCCGCTCGGCGCGAATGGCTGCTGTCCGCGCTGACTGCTGAGGGCAGTGCGACCGACGAAGGCGGTATGCTCCACGCGGCTGGTTATCCGGTTGCGCTGGTCGAGGGCGACCCGCGCAATATCAAGATCACCTGGCCGTTCGACCTTGCCATCGCGCGGGCGATCGTCGCCGCAACCGCTGAAGGGGCATCATGA
- the dtd gene encoding D-aminoacyl-tRNA deacylase, which translates to MRAVVQRVRSASVDVAGERIAEIGQGLLVLLGVHGDDSEAEARQLATKIAGLRIFSDEAGKMNLAASDVNAEILLVSQFTLYGDVRKGRRPSFVSAAAPDHASPLVDLVAEEFRGAGIRVGTGVFGADMQVALINDGPVTIWIDSAELRR; encoded by the coding sequence ATGCGAGCAGTAGTGCAGCGGGTGCGCAGCGCATCGGTCGATGTGGCCGGCGAGCGCATCGCCGAAATTGGGCAAGGACTGCTCGTCCTGCTGGGCGTGCATGGGGATGACTCTGAAGCTGAAGCGCGCCAACTGGCGACGAAGATCGCCGGACTGCGCATCTTCTCCGACGAAGCCGGGAAGATGAATCTGGCAGCGTCAGATGTCAACGCCGAGATCCTGCTCGTGTCGCAGTTCACGCTGTATGGCGACGTTCGCAAGGGCAGGCGGCCATCGTTCGTCTCAGCCGCCGCGCCCGATCACGCCTCGCCGCTCGTCGATCTCGTCGCCGAGGAGTTTCGTGGTGCCGGTATCCGTGTTGGCACGGGCGTGTTTGGTGCCGACATGCAGGTCGCGCTAATCAACGATGGCCCGGTGACGATCTGGATCGACTCTGCCGAGCTTCGGCGCTGA
- a CDS encoding polyphosphate kinase 2 family protein, which translates to MTHAKQSEEAQSASDEAVVPTDLPYRVTPGERVKLDSIDPDDTGDVENKKAAKKELKKLTKRLIALQERLYAEDKQSLLVVLQALDTGGKDGAIRGVFSGVNPQGCRVWSFKTPTADELSHDFLWRIHQRTPARGMITIFNRSHYEDVLVVRVKDLVPEEVWQRRFEEINEFEEVLANNRTTVLKFYLHISKDEQKERLQARLDDPDKHWKFSVGDLKERGFWDDYQVAFEDVLSRCSTDHAPWFVIPANHKWFRNVAIARTVVQTLEAMNPQFPESKEDLSEVVIPD; encoded by the coding sequence ATGACGCATGCCAAACAGAGCGAAGAAGCACAGTCCGCATCTGATGAAGCGGTCGTCCCGACTGACCTGCCATATCGTGTCACTCCGGGAGAGCGCGTCAAGCTTGACTCGATCGACCCGGACGACACTGGCGATGTCGAAAACAAGAAGGCTGCAAAGAAGGAGCTGAAGAAGCTCACCAAGCGGCTGATTGCTCTTCAGGAGCGCCTCTATGCTGAGGACAAGCAGAGCCTCCTGGTTGTCCTGCAGGCGCTCGACACAGGCGGCAAGGACGGAGCGATCCGGGGAGTGTTCAGCGGTGTAAATCCGCAGGGATGCCGCGTCTGGTCATTCAAGACGCCGACGGCGGATGAGCTGAGCCACGATTTTCTGTGGCGCATCCATCAGCGCACTCCGGCGAGAGGCATGATCACGATCTTCAACCGTTCGCACTACGAGGACGTGCTGGTCGTGCGCGTCAAAGATCTCGTGCCGGAAGAGGTTTGGCAGCGGCGGTTTGAGGAGATCAACGAATTCGAGGAAGTGCTGGCGAATAACCGGACGACGGTACTGAAGTTCTACCTGCACATCTCCAAAGACGAGCAGAAAGAACGCCTGCAGGCGCGGCTCGATGATCCGGACAAACACTGGAAGTTCTCGGTCGGCGATCTCAAGGAACGCGGATTCTGGGACGACTATCAGGTTGCCTTTGAGGATGTGCTCAGTCGTTGCTCCACCGATCACGCGCCATGGTTCGTCATTCCCGCAAACCACAAATGGTTCCGCAACGTTGCGATTGCTCGCACCGTCGTCCAGACGCTGGAAGCAATGAACCCGCAATTTCCAGAATCGAAAGAGGATCTGTCCGAAGTGGTGATTCCCGACTGA
- a CDS encoding hemolysin family protein has product MASLGLGWVGEPTLARLIGPALESVLPERIVFITSHGLAIFIAFTLITLFHLVLGEQVPKMLALQRAEPVILATAQVTELVSIIFRPFIWVVYWATELVLRPLGLRYEGERHLVYTVEELEMLVTASAEGGQLDESEQEMIHRVFNFADLTAHQVMVPRTEIVGVPADVTLPELTAIVAREGRSRFPVYSGSIDEIVGIVYVKDIFRALRRGQRETFNIREITREALIVPESLPVDELLADMKVRRVHMAIVIDEFGGTAGLLTLEDILEVIVGEVQDEFERPETDIDLAADGSAAVNGLVLIGEFNRRLDTSIDDPSFDTIGGFVFGRIGRKPEIGDEVVTDGLRFRVDALDGLRIAQLVVDRVAEPETADTDN; this is encoded by the coding sequence ATGGCCAGTCTGGGTCTCGGTTGGGTCGGCGAGCCGACGCTGGCGCGTTTGATCGGCCCGGCGCTCGAATCGGTGCTGCCCGAACGCATCGTCTTCATCACCTCGCACGGTCTGGCGATCTTCATCGCCTTTACGCTGATCACCCTCTTCCACCTGGTGCTTGGTGAGCAGGTGCCGAAGATGCTGGCCCTGCAGCGCGCCGAGCCGGTCATTCTGGCGACGGCACAGGTTACCGAGCTGGTCTCGATCATCTTCCGTCCGTTTATCTGGGTCGTCTACTGGGCAACCGAGCTGGTTCTGCGACCGCTCGGGCTGCGATATGAGGGCGAGCGCCATCTCGTTTATACCGTCGAGGAGCTGGAGATGCTGGTGACAGCGTCTGCCGAAGGCGGGCAGCTCGACGAGAGCGAGCAGGAGATGATCCATCGCGTCTTCAACTTCGCCGACCTGACTGCGCACCAGGTGATGGTGCCGCGAACCGAGATCGTCGGCGTGCCCGCCGATGTGACGCTGCCGGAGCTGACGGCGATCGTCGCGCGAGAGGGGCGTTCGCGGTTTCCGGTCTATAGCGGATCGATCGATGAGATCGTCGGTATCGTCTACGTCAAGGACATCTTCCGCGCGCTGCGTCGGGGGCAGCGCGAGACGTTCAACATTCGCGAGATCACCCGCGAGGCGCTGATTGTCCCGGAGAGCCTGCCGGTCGATGAGCTGCTGGCCGATATGAAGGTTCGGCGCGTTCACATGGCGATCGTGATCGACGAGTTTGGCGGCACCGCCGGACTGCTGACGCTAGAGGACATCCTCGAGGTGATCGTTGGCGAAGTGCAAGACGAATTCGAGCGACCGGAGACGGATATCGATCTCGCAGCTGATGGCTCGGCTGCGGTCAATGGGCTGGTGTTGATTGGCGAGTTCAATCGGCGGCTGGACACGTCAATTGATGACCCGAGCTTCGACACGATCGGCGGGTTCGTCTTCGGACGGATCGGCCGCAAGCCTGAGATCGGTGATGAAGTTGTGACGGACGGCTTGCGGTTCCGGGTCGATGCACTCGACGGCTTGCGGATCGCCCAGCTCGTCGTCGATCGCGTCGCTGAACCAGAGACCGCTGATACAGATAACTGA